A genomic region of Planococcus kocurii contains the following coding sequences:
- the pgeF gene encoding peptidoglycan editing factor PgeF yields the protein MKATFYVQDKQLVSGMTVKDLTEPESNNMALHACENTQTIIDNRQKLADFLAVPLTSFICAQQTHSANFRRVSQKDKGRGAYDAEDAFSDTDALYTFDTGIVLCSFAADCVPVIIQDRKAGLIGVVHSGWQGTIKEITFKLLHQLIEVEQCDPANLEIQIGAAISQQQFEVDRDVYLKFEALSYASNFMYVNEDTKKYHIDNQAIVKKQCELAGVSPKNIHVDKTCTFLEPTGFSYRQDRRSGRHLIFVMRN from the coding sequence ACATTTTATGTTCAGGATAAACAACTTGTTTCAGGCATGACGGTAAAAGACCTGACCGAACCTGAAAGCAATAACATGGCATTACATGCTTGTGAAAACACACAAACAATAATTGATAACCGACAAAAATTAGCCGATTTTCTAGCGGTACCTCTGACTAGTTTTATTTGTGCACAACAAACGCACAGCGCCAATTTCCGTCGCGTATCACAAAAAGATAAGGGGCGTGGAGCATACGATGCAGAAGATGCTTTTTCTGATACGGACGCTCTTTATACATTTGATACGGGCATCGTATTGTGCAGTTTCGCAGCTGACTGCGTTCCTGTAATTATTCAGGATAGAAAAGCCGGTTTGATTGGTGTTGTTCATTCTGGTTGGCAAGGTACCATCAAAGAAATTACATTCAAATTGCTTCACCAATTAATTGAGGTTGAACAATGCGATCCTGCTAACTTGGAAATTCAAATTGGTGCAGCTATTAGTCAACAACAATTCGAGGTCGATCGAGACGTCTATTTAAAGTTCGAAGCTCTTAGCTACGCAAGTAATTTTATGTATGTTAACGAAGATACGAAAAAATACCATATCGACAATCAAGCCATAGTCAAAAAACAATGCGAACTAGCAGGCGTTTCTCCCAAAAATATTCACGTGGATAAAACTTGTACGTTTTTAGAACCGACTGGATTTTCCTATCGACAAGATCGAAGGAGTGGCAGACATTTGATTTTTGTGATGAGGAACTGA
- the moaA gene encoding GTP 3',8-cyclase MoaA, giving the protein MAIKPVQDYFQRPIRDLRISVTDRCNFRCSYCMPKEVFGDDYAFLPKQELLTFEEIHRLTKVFVAMGVKKIRLTGGEPLMRRGLPELVEKILSVEGVEDIGLTTNGLLLGNQAQALYDAGLRRLNISLDALDSELFGKLNGRGIDPSHILKQIDFAQQVGFEIKVNMVVQKDVNEQEILPMTAYFKERGITLRFIEFMDVGNDNGWSFKKVVTKKQILEKLQTVYNLEPVDKDYYGEVAKRYRFEEGEAQVGFITSVSESFCSSCTRARLSSDGKFYTCLFATGHFDIRELLRNGLSDEELLEKISAVWERRDDRYSDERTELTAKNRNKIGMSYIGG; this is encoded by the coding sequence ATGGCCATTAAACCAGTACAGGACTATTTTCAACGTCCAATACGGGATTTGCGGATTTCAGTCACCGACCGCTGCAATTTCCGTTGTTCGTATTGCATGCCTAAAGAAGTATTTGGCGATGATTATGCATTTTTACCGAAGCAGGAATTGTTGACATTTGAAGAAATACATCGATTGACTAAGGTTTTTGTAGCAATGGGCGTTAAAAAGATTCGGTTAACAGGTGGCGAACCTTTAATGCGCAGAGGATTGCCAGAATTGGTTGAGAAAATCCTTTCGGTTGAGGGGGTAGAGGACATTGGACTGACAACAAATGGTTTGCTTCTTGGCAATCAAGCACAGGCGCTATACGATGCTGGACTTCGCCGGCTGAATATTAGTTTAGATGCACTAGATTCGGAGTTGTTTGGAAAGCTGAATGGTAGGGGCATTGATCCATCGCACATCTTAAAACAAATCGATTTTGCGCAACAAGTTGGATTTGAAATCAAAGTCAATATGGTCGTCCAAAAAGATGTCAATGAGCAAGAAATATTGCCGATGACAGCTTATTTCAAAGAACGCGGCATTACCCTAAGGTTTATTGAGTTTATGGATGTTGGCAATGATAATGGCTGGAGCTTTAAAAAAGTTGTCACCAAAAAGCAGATTCTTGAAAAGTTGCAAACAGTCTACAACCTAGAACCCGTCGACAAAGATTATTACGGAGAAGTAGCAAAACGCTATCGTTTTGAAGAAGGAGAGGCACAAGTAGGATTTATCACATCGGTGTCAGAATCCTTCTGCTCATCTTGTACGCGTGCTCGTTTGTCTTCAGATGGCAAGTTCTATACATGCTTGTTCGCCACAGGGCATTTCGATATTCGTGAACTGCTTCGAAATGGTTTGAGTGACGAAGAGTTATTGGAGAAAATCTCTGCTGTTTGGGAACGTAGAGACGACCGTTATTCAGATGAACGAACTGAACTGACAGCTAAAAACCGTAACAAAATCGGCATGTCTTATATCGGTGGATAA